CGCCCCGTCACCGTCACGTCCGCCCTGGGTGCGGACGTGCTGCTGTTTCGCCGCATGCAGTGCAGCGAGGCGCTGGGACAGCTGTTCGAGTTCCGCGTGCAGCTCGAGTCCTCCCGTGCCGATATCGCCACGGCGGACGTGCTGGGCCAGCCGCTGACGGTCACGCTGGACCTGGAGGAAGGCGGCGAGCGGCACTTCCACGGGATCGTGACGCGCTTTGCCTACCTGGGCTGGCGCGACGGCATGCCGGCCTGGGAGGCAATCGTGCACCCCGCGCTGTGGCTGCTGACGCGCTCGTCCGACTGCCGCATCTTCCAGGACAAGACCGCGCTGGAGATCGTCAAGGCGGTGTGCGGCGACGGCTGCTATGGCGGGTTGATCAAGATCGATGCGGGCAAGCTGTCGTCCACGCCGGCCAAGCGCGAGTTCTGCGTGCAGTATCGTGAGTCCGACTTCGACTTCGTCAGCCGGCTGCTGGAAGAAGAGGGCATCTACTACTATTTCCGGCATGAGGCGGGCGCGCACACGATGGTGCTGGCGGACGGCTACGGCGCCCACGCCAGCGCCGCCGGCTATGCCACGCTGCCGTTCTGGGACGAACAGGAGGGCCGGCGCGCGCCCGGGAAGGCGGTGTCGCGCATGTGGCCCGCCGGCGCCGTGCAGAGCGGCGAGTACGCCCTCAACGATTATGACTTCGAGCAGCCCGCCGCCATTCGCAACGCGGGCCTGCTGGTGAAGTCGGCCATCGCCGCGCCGTACACCGCCCAGCGCTTCCGTCAGTACGACTACCCGGGCCGCTACAAGGCGGCGGGGGCGGGCGAAAGCCGGGCCCGGGCGCGGATGGAGGCGCTGCATGGCCAGGGCGAGCAGGTGGACGGCGCGACCAACGCGCGTGGCATCGGTGCCGGCGCCCTGTTCAAGCTGGCCGAGCACCCGCGTGCGGACCAGAACCGCGAGTTTCTCGTCACCGCCACGGCAATCGAGTTCGCCAGTTCCGCCTACGGCAGCGGCGGCACACAGGGGGCGTTCGAGTTCCAGTGCTCGTTCCAGGCGGTGGGCAAGGAGCACAGCTACCGGCCACCGCGCAGTGCCGCCCGGCCCTTCGTGCACGGCCCGCAGACGGCCATCGTGGTCGGCAAGGCGGGCGAGGAAACCTGGACCGACAAGCATGGCCGCATCAAGGTGCAGTTCCACTGGGAGCGCGAGCGCCACGACGACGACACCAGCTCGTGCTGGGTGCGCGTGCAGCAGGGCTGGGCCGGCAAGGGCTGGGGCACGATGTTCATACCCCGTATCGGCATGGAAGTGGTGGTCAGTTTTCTCGAGGGCGATCCCGACCAGCCGCTGGTGACGGGCTGCGTCTACAACGCCGACACCGTCGTACCGTACGATCTGCCGGCCCACCAGACCCGCTCGACGATCAAGACCAACAGCTCGAAGGGCGGTGGCGGCTACAACGAGCTGCGCTTCGAGGACAAGAAGGGCGCCGAGGAACTCTACATCCAGGCCGAGAAGGACTGCAACCGCGTGGTGAAGAACAACGACACGCTGAAGGTGGGTTTCGAGAAGAAGGACAAGGGCGACCAGACGATCGCGATCTGCCACGACCAGAGCATCGACGTGGGCAACGACCGCAAGGTCCACGTGGTCAACGACGAAACCGTCACGGTCGATGCCAACCAGAAGCTCGACGTCGGCAAGGACCGCAGCGTCCACGTGGTCAACGACGAAACGGTCAAGGTGGACGCCAATCAGAAGATCGAGGTCGGCAAGGACCGCAGCGTCCAGGTGGGCAAGGACGAAACGGTCAAGGTGGATGCCAACCAAAAGGTCGACGTGGGCAAGACCATCGTCATCGAGGCGGGCACGTCGATCGAACTGAAGGTGGGCGGCAGCAGCGTCAAGATCGAGCCGGCGAAGATCACGTTGAAGTCGGCGCAGATCGCCATCGAGGCCGACGGCGTCATCTCGATCAAGGCCGGCGGCGTGCTGACAGCCGAGGGTGCCCTCGTGAAAATCAACTGATCCCGGAGGATACGTGCACCATCATCGCTTCTCCAAAGACGCTGCCGACGGTCCGTCGCGCACTGCGTACCGCTTGCAGCGGAGGCACCATGCCGATCTCGCTTGAAGTGCAAGCCTACCGCGGGGTGGCGCCCATGCCGCCGCTGGGCCGGCGCTTCGACCACAGCGGCGGCGTGCTGGGGCGCGGGGCGGGCAGCGACCTGGTGCTGGACGATCCCACCAAGTACATCTCGCGGGCCCATGCGCGCATCGAATTTAGGGACGGCGGCTGGTTCCTCGTCGACCTGGGCAGCAATCCCAGCCTCGTCAACGGCCAACTGCTGGGCGATGCCGGCTCGGCGCGGCTGGTGGGGGGCGAGCGTATCGATATCGGCGACTACACCTTGGTCGCCACGCTCGAGCCGGAACCTGCGCCCGCGCCGGCGTTGGCGATGCCGCTGTACGACGAGGCGCCGGACGCGCTGGCGCACGCCGCGATCGTCGACGTGGCCGGGCCGTTCGACGCGGCATTCGATCCTGCCCACGATCCGCTCGGCCTGAACCTGGCGCCGGTGCACGCTGCCCCGTCCGGGCCCGGGTATCGGGGCGCGGAATCCGATCATGCGCCGCCGGAGCAGGCCGTGCTGATCATGCCGCCGCCCGTGCTGGCGGCCGCGCCGCTCATCCCGGACGACTACGATCCGCTCGCGGACGTGTTGCCAGGGCGCGCAGCCGAACCCGCGCCGCCTGAACCGCAACGGCTGGCGCCCGAGGTCCCCATCCACGGCGACCGCGTGGCGGCGCCGGCCACCGACGACAACCGGGTCCTGCAAGCGCTGCTGCGCGGCCTGGGCGTGCCCGACCTGCACAGCCGGCATGACGCGCAAGCGCTGGCGGAACTGGCCGGCGCCATGCTGCGCGAGGCCACGGCCGGCACCATCGGCGTGCTGATGGCGCGCACGTTGACCAAGCGCGGCAGCCGGGTCGAGATGACGATGATCGCGCCCGAAGCCAACAACCCGTTGAAGTTCTTCCCCGATGCGACGACAGCGCTGACGCACATGCTGCAGGGGCCCTTGCCGGGCTACCTGCCGCCCGATCGCGCATTTGCCGGCGCCTTTGTCGACCTGCGGGCGCACGAGCTGGCGGTGATGGCGGGCACGCGCGCGGCGCTGGCCGGCGTGCTGCGCCGCTTCGACCCGGCCGTGATCGAGGAGCGGCTGCACGAACCGGGTTTGCTGGCGAAGGTGTTCGCGGGCGGCCACAAGACGCGCATGTGGGATCGCATGGTGCAGGTGTACGACCAGCTGGCCCTGGAAGCAGACGAGGATTTCCAGCGCCTGTTCGGCGAAGCGTTCGCGCAGGCTTATGAAGAGCAGGTGCGCCGGCTGAAGGATGCCGGCTGCTGACAAACCCATCAACCATGGCGGAACAAGATGAGCTGGAACCGTAAAGTGATCTGGTCGGAGGGCATGCTGCTGCAGCCGCAGCACCTGCAGCAGCACGACCGCTACCTGCACAGCGTGCTGGAGGCCCGCGTGACCGCCTTGCGCGCCTATGCGTGGGGCTTCTCGTCGCTGGTGATCGACGAGGGCTTGCTGGCGCAGGGCAAGCTGGCGCTGCTGTCGTGCCGCGCCGTGCTGCCGGACGGGACTCCGCTGGTGCTGCCGCAGGACGATGCGTTGCCGCCCCCGCTGCAGATCCCGGAGGATGCGCGCGACATGCTGGTGGTCCTCGCGTTGCCCGTGCGCCGGCCCGGCATCGCCGAAACCGACGATGCGCCGGGTCCGGAGAATTTCGCCCGCTACCGCACCATCGAATACGAGGCAATGGACAGCAACGGCCTGGACAACGCGGCACTGATGCAGGTGGGCAGCCTGCGGCTGCGCCTCGCGCTGGCGCGCGACGTGGCCAATGGCTGCACCGCGCTGGGCGTGGCGCGCGTGATCGAGCGCCGGCCGGACCAGCGCGTGGTGCTCGATGCGGCGTATTGTCCGCCGTGCCTCGATGTCCGGGCGGCGCCGCGGCTGGGCGCGTTTGCCGACGAACTGGTCGGCCTGCTGGGACAACGGGCCCAGGCGCTGGCCAGCCGGCTGAGCCAGCCCGGCGTGGGGGGCGCCGCCGAGATCGCCGATTTCCTGATGCTGCAACTGCTCAACCGCAGCCTGCCCCTGTTTGTCCACCTGGCCGGCACGACAGGGCTGCACCCGGAGGCGTTGTATGGGGAGCTGGCCCGGCTGGCCGGGGAACTGGCCACGTTCTGCAAGCCGGACAAGCTGGCCACCGGCTACCCCGTCTACCGGCACGACCGGCTGGCCGAGACGTTCCAGCCCGTGCTGGAGGATGTGCGCGCGGCGCTGTCGCAAGTGATCGATCCGCATGCCGTGGCGCTGAAGCTGGAGGAACGCCAGTTCGGCCTGCGCGTGGCCGTCGTGCCCGATCCCGAGCTGCTGCGCACTGCCACCTTTATCCTGGCCGTCAACGCGCAGGTGCCGCCCGAGGCCGTGCGCAGCGGTTTTCCCGCCATGGTCAAGATCGGCTCGGTGGAGAAGATCCGCGACCTCGTCAACCTGCAACTGCCGGGCATCGCGCTGCGTGCGTTGCCGGTCGCGCCACGCCAGCTGCCATTCCATGCCGGCTACACGTACTTCGAGCTGGACCGCAACAGCGACTACTGGCGTCCGCTGCTGACGTCGGCCGGCTTCGCGCTGCACGTGCCGAACGAGTACCCGGGCCTGCAGATGGAATTCTGGGCCATCCGCAAATAGCGGCCACACGAGAAGGATGACACCGTGAGCGCGAACGAATCCGAACAACCCCTGCAGGACACGGACCGGACCATGCTGGTGCCGCGCCCCGGCCTGCATCCGGCGCCCGCGCAGGCGCCATCCTTGCTGCCGCGCGAGCCGGTTGTCGCGGCGCCGCCAGCCCGGCCGCTGGAACCGCAGCAGTGGCATGGCGTGGGACTGAACTCGCTGGTCGCGGCCGCCAATCCACTGCTGGACCTGGTGCCGCCGCTGCGGCGCATGGCCGCCCATCCGGACGTGGAAGGCCTGCGCATCGGCCTCGTGCAGGCGATCCGCACGTTCGAGCTGGCGGCGAAGGCCGCGCAGCTGGATGCCGAACTGATCGCGGCGGCGCGCTATGCGCTGTGCACCTTGCTCGATGAAACGATTGCATCTACGCCTTGGGGCGGCGGCGCCTGGTCCAGCCGCAGCCTGCTGGTGACGTTCCATAACGAGGCCTTTGGCGGCGAAAAGTTCTTCCTGATCCTGCAAAAGCTGAGCCAGGATCCGCAGACATCGCTGCCGGCACTGGAGCTGATGTACGTCTGCCTGGCGCTGGGTTTCGAAGGACGCTACCGCGTGCTCGAGAACGGCCGCAGCCAGCTCGACGCGCTGCGCGAGCGGCTGCTGCAGATGATCGAGCGGCAGCGCGGCACGGCGGGGCCCGAATTGTCGGCACACTGGCACGGCCAGGGCGGTGCCGGCGAGCCGCTGTGGCGCGCCGTGCCCGTGTGGATCGTCGCGGCCTGCGCCGCGGCCTTGTTGCTGCTCCTGCAGCTGGTGCTGTCGTACCGGCTGGGACAGGCCTCCGACCCCGTGTTCGCCAACCTGCTGTCGCTGAAGACGGCCGCCCCGCCCGCGGCGGCCCCGGCTGCCCCACGCGCCCCCGAACAATCGGCGCACCTGGCGACGTTCCTGGCACCGGAGATCGCGCAGGGGCTGGTCAGCGTGGCCGAACGGGACGGCCGCGCCACCGTCACGCTGCGCGGCGACGGCGTATTCGCGTCCGGCAGCGGTGAAGTGGCGCCGGCCTATCTGCCGTTGCTGGGCCGGATCGGCGCGGCGCTGGCCTCGGTCCCTGGCAAGGTGGCGGTGGTGGGCCATACGGACAATGTGCGGCCCGGCTTGTCCGCCCGCTTCCCGTCCAACTACGAGCTGTCGCGCACCAGGGCCGAAACGGTGCGGACCTTGCTGGCGCAGCGCGCCGGTCCCGCCACGCGCTACGAGGTGGAAGGGCACGGCGAGGCCGAGCCGCTCGTGCCGAACGACACCGCGGCCAACCGCGCGCGCAACCGGCGCGTGGAGATCGTTGTCGCCACGCCGGCATCCTGACGGGGGAACCATGAAAAAGCTGCTCCGCTGGCTGGTCAAGCCGCCCGTATTGGCGCTGCTGGGCGTGCTGCTGCTTGCCCTTGTCATCTGGTTCGAAGCGCCGCTGGTGTCCTTCGACGGCCACGCACCGTTCGCCCCGGAGTGGGTGCGCTGGTACTGGATCGTCGCGCTGCTGGCACTGTGGGCCCTGTGGTTCGGCGGCAAGCTGCTGGCCGTCAAGCTGGCCAACCTGCACCTGATGAAAAGCCTGGTGGCGCAGCAGCAGCCGGCCGCCGGGCAGCCGCTGCCAGAAGTGGCCGCCGAGCTGGCACAGCTCAACCAGCGCATGCGCGAAGCGCTGGCCGTGCTGCGCAAGTCGCGCACGGGCGGCCGGGGCGGGCTGTACCAACTGCCGTGGTACATGATCATCGGCGCTCCTGGTACGGGCAAGACGACGGCACTGACGCGCTCCGGGCTGGAGTTTCCGCTGGCCGGCAGCCTGGGCACGGGGGCCATCGGCGGGATCGGCGGCACCCGCAATTGCGAGTGGTGGTTTACCGACGAAGCCGTGCTGCTGGACACGGCGGGGCGCTACACGACGCAGGACAGCGACGCCCAGGCCGACCACGCCGCCTGGACCGGCTTCCTGCAACTGCTGCGGCGGCACCGGCGCCGGCGTCCGATCAACGGCGTCATCCTGGCGCTGTCGCTGACGGACCTGCTGCGCCGGGACGACGCCGGCCGCGCCGCGCACGTGGCCGCGCTGCGCGCGCGGCTGCAGGAGCTGCACGAGCAGCTGGGACTGCGCTTTCCCGTCTATGTGCTGGTCACCAAGTGCGACCTGCTGGCCGGGTTCGTGGAATTCTTCGACACGCTGAGCCGCGAAGAGCGGGGCCAGGTGTGGGGCGTGACGTTCCCGCCGGACGGCACCCTGGCCGCTTTCCCCGCCGAATTCGACCAGCTCGAGCAGCGCCTGCAGGCCCGCGTGCTGGCGCGCATGCAGCAAGAGCGCGACCCTGAGCGGCGCGCGCTTGTCTACCGCTTCCCCCAGCAGTTTGCCGGCATCCGCGATGCGCTGGCGACGTTCCTGAACGAGGTGTTCGAACCGAACCGCTACGAGCAGCAGGCGTGGTTGCGGGGCGTGTACTTCAGCAGCGGCACGCAGGAGGGCACGCCGCTGGACCGGGTGATGAGCGCCTTGGCGGCCTCCTTCGGCGTCGACCGGCAGGTGCTGGCGCCGCATGGCATGGGCGGCGCGGCGCAGCCGGAAGGGCGCAGCTATTTCCTCACGCGGGTGCTGCGCGACGTCATGTTCCCGGAGGCGCAACTGGCCGGCGTCAACCGGACGCTGGAGCGCCGGCGTCAGTGGATGCAATGGGGCGGCATGGGCGCGGCGGCGCTGCTGTTCCTGCTGACGGCAGGCGCGATGGTGCGCAGCTACCTGCGCAACGATGCGTATGTGCGCGAAGTGGCCGACCGGACCGGTGAGCTGGCGCGGCGCGTCGCGGCGGGCGGGCCGATCCTGCCGGTGCTGGACGCGGCCCGCGCGCTGCCGGGCGGCTACGCGGAACGCGAGCAGTCGCCACCCTGGGCAATGCGCTTCGGGCTGTACCAGGGCGACAAGCTGGGCGAGGCCGCCCGCATCGCTTACCGCCGCCTGCTGCAGGAAGCGCTGCTGCCGCGCGTGCAGCAAAGAATGGAGGAGCGACTGCGGCGCGGCAACGCGGGCGATACCGACACGCTGTACGAAACGCTGCGCGTGTACCTGATGCTGGGGGACCCCGGCCATTTCGACACGGGCTCGGTGGCCGGCTGGCTGGCCTGGGACAACCCGCAGGCGCAGGCGGACTTGGGCGAGGCGGGCCTGCTGGCACTGTCCGCGCACCAGGAAGCGCTGCTGGAAACGCTGCGCGAAGGGCAGGCGCTGCCGCAGCTGGACAAGGATCTGGTGGCCAGCACGCGCCTGGCGCTGGCGCAGATGTCGCTGGAGCAGCGCGTCTACACCAGCCTGAAGCGCCGCGTGATGGCCAGTGGCCTGGCGGAGTTCTCGCCGGTCAGCGCCGGCGGTCCCCAGGCGGCCTCCGTGCTGACACGGCGCAGCGGCGCGCCGCTGACGCGCGGCATCGACGGCATGTTCACGGTGGCCGGCCACGCCAGCTTCGTGGAGGCATCCAAGGCAGCGCTGGCCAGCGTGGCGGCCGAGCGCTGGGTGCTGGCGCGGCAGGAGGCCGCCACGGGCGACGAAGCGGCCATGCGCCAGGCGGTGCTGCGGCTGTACTACGACGACTACATCAAGGAGTGGGATGCGCTGCTGGCGGACGTGGCGGTGCGCCCGTTCGACACGATGGAGCAGGGCGCGCGCATGGCCAACCTGCTGGGCGGCCCGGAATCGCCGCTGCGCAAGTTCCTGCTGGCCGCCAGCCGCGAAACCACGCTGGCCGGCGCCGCCAAGCCGCCCGTGCCCGCTGCCGCGGCGGGCGTCGCGGCCAGGCTGGGCGGCTACGCCAAACGCCTGCAAGGCGCGCTGGGCAGCGGCGCGCCGCCACCCGACGCGGTCACGACGGACCATCCCGTCGACACCCACTTCGACGCCTTGCACAAGCTCACGGCTGGCACCCCACCGCCACTGGACGCGGCATTGCAGACGCTGAAGGACGTGGCCGTCTTCCTCGACGCGGCGGCAGCGGCCAAGCGCAGCGGCACGCCGCCACCGCCGGCGGACGCGCTGGCGCGGGTACGGCTGGAAGCGGACGGCAAGCCCGAGCCGCTGGCGGGCGTGCTGAAGACCATTGACAGCAGCGGCGCCGGGCTGGCCTCCGGCAGCGAACGCGAGCGCCTGAACGCGCTGTGGCGCGCGGGCCCTGCCACATTCTGCCGGCAAGCCGTCGCCGGCCGTTACCCGATCGTACGCAGCTCCGGCGTCGATATCCCCGCCGAGGACTTCGGCAAGCTGTTCGCCCCGGGAGGGCTGATCGACGACTTCTTCCAGAAGAACCTGGTGCAATACGTGGACATGGGTGGCAGCCAGTGGCGCTGGCGTCCGACCGCCAGCAACGGTGCGCTGGGCATCCCGCAAGCCACGCTGGACGAATTCCAGCGCGCCGCCCGCATCCGCGACGCCTGGTTCGGCGCCGGCGGCCGGCTCGCGTCGCTGCGCTTTACGCTGCGCCCGGTCTCACTCGACCCGGCACTCAGCAAGGTAGCGCTGGACATCGATGGCCAGCCGCTGGTCGTCGCGCCGGGCGCGCTGGCTGCCGGCACGTTCCAGCTGCCGAGCGGGAAGGGTAATGGCCAGGTGCAGCTGGAGACGGTCCCGGCCGGCAGTCATGGCACGCTGCGGCGGGAGGGGCCGTGGGCGTGGTTGCGGATGCTGGATGCAGCCGCCGTCGAGCAGACTGGGCAGAGCGAGCGCTACAAGGTGACGTTCGATGTGGATGGGCGCAAGGCGGTGTTTGAAATGACGGCCAGCAGTGTCGTCAATCCATTCCGGCGTGGGGTGTTGGAGCAGTTTCGGTGTATGGATGGTTTGTGAGGTCCGGAACTTAACTTCTTCGAATTTATCAGGCCGCCGCTTATGTCCTGAAATGTTTGTGATCGAAAGCAGTAAAAACGCGTATTCAACAAACAAGGGGGATTTTCATGGGTAAGTATCTGATCACAAAGAATTTCCAACTGTTACTTGTGGACTGCAGATATGATGGTCGAATGAAGTTGAGTGAAGGTGACTTCTACATAAACGTACAATCCATCGAGGAAAACCCTGACGACAAGCCGTCGGTTTTTAGTCGCAACAAGCATTATCGGTTCTCCCAGCCGCTGGAGGAAGCTTCTTTTGAGAACGTGTTGGAAGAGTGGAGGCGAAACACACTTACCCTTTACCGGGGGCTGCCGGGCTGCCACTATAGTTGGAGCTCCTTTATGCAAGGGGAATTGCGCGGCGAGGGGAATGTTGATTATCCAACCTACTCAATGGATGTAGGCGGGACGAGTTGGCTTCCGTCTGATGATATTGCAATGGCGCAGATTGTGGCTAACCAGTGTAATGACGCGTACACCAAGACGAAATCGTTCTTCGAGCCCATCGCAACTGCCTTCGTTGTTTCGATCAACTGTGGTGTCCACTCTGGGCGTGTAATTTGCTGGCTTAACGACGGAGAGATCGCAATCAAGGGGCCACTGATTTTTGGACAGTACCGAATGCACAGCATTTTATGGCTTGATGCCCTAATGCCTGATTGGCATCCATGGCCAATCGCTCTACGTGACATTTACGTGCTGCCGCCTCAACGTCCTTTCAAACCTGGCTCCAGTGATCTGATCAGGGATTGGTGGATTGCCTGTCAGCCTTGGGTGGACCGTATTTTGTCGTGCGATGATGTATTAGCCCTGCGTCTAAAAGTAAAGAGGGCAAATCGCAGAGTGCTGGCGGCAGGTCTCGACGCACGACGAAAGGCACTTGGATACACGGATTAGTCACAAGCGGGGGCAGCTTGAGGTAATCCCGACATTCCGACGCATGCAGCGCGGGTAAACGTCAAGGTGCGATACGCCGGGCGCAGCTTTGCAGGCGTGCGAGACTGGCATCGTATGGACCGATTCCGGTGCTCTGCGTAGTTCGTGGCTGATCGCGCTCGGGGCACGGCAAATAAGTTCAGAGCGGATGCTGCACCGGTTGTCGAGCATTGTCATTACGACCGCACCCTGCAACGAACGCGTCAAGATGCGGCAGGCTTACTTGCAGTGTTCCGCCACCGCCGCCACGCTCCGCCGCGACTCCTCGGCCCGCTGCGCATCCCCCAACACCTCCCGCTCGCCCTTGTCGTTATACCGAACGATGCGCCCGCCGCCCTCCAGCGCACGCTGGTTCTGGCGCGCGTTCTCGCAACTGGCAGTACGCTGCGCCCGCGACTTGGCCTCATCCGCCGCGCGGCCGGCCAGCTCGGCCGCAGCGGCGCGTCGCTGTTCATAGGCAGCGTTGCGCTCGGCCAGCGTAGGTGCCGCCTTGGTTGGTGCAGAGGGTGACGGAGCTGGGTCCGGCTGCCGCAACTGCTCGCGCAAATCCGGCATGTGCCCACGCGGCGCCTTGAAGACGCGTGCGGCAGGGACAGAGGCGGGCGGCGGCTGGTCCGAATACACGGGCCGGCCATTGGCATCCTTCCAGGCCCACTGGGCCTGGGCCAGGGCGCACGCACCTAGCAGCACGGCGGCAACGCCAGCGCGGACAAGTTTCACCGGGGTGTTTCCATGCAGAATCATCAGACGATTTCACCTTGAAAGCGCGCTAAAGTCAATCGAACGCGCAAAAAATGTGGCGAATTTTGCCGCCTTGCAAGGACGGCACGCGTGAACTTCTGTATAATTCACTTTTGCGCCGATAGGAAATGTACTATGCGTCTACTCCAAAAAGCACTCACGTTCGATGACGTGCTCCTCGTTCCAGCATACTCGAACGTTCTGCCTGCCAACACGTCCCTCCGCACCAAGCTGACCCGCAATATTTCGCTGAACATCCCGCTGTTGTCCGCGGCGATGGACACGGTCACCGAAGCGCGTCTCGCCATCGCCATGGCGCAAGAGGGCGGTATCGGCATCATCCACAAGAACCTCCGTCCGACCGACCAGGCGCGCGAAGTGGCGAAGGTCAAGCGTTTCGAAGCGGGCGTGCTGCGCGACCCAATCACGATTCCGCCGGACATGAAGATCCGCGACGTGATCAAGCTGACGGAGCAGTACGGCATCAGCGGCTTCCCGGTCGTCGAAGGCAAGGAAGTGGTCGGCATCATCACCAACCGCGACCTGCGTTTCGAGCAGGAACTGGACGCGGAAGTGCGCGCCAAGATGACGCCGCGCGAGAAGCTGGTCACGGTCAAGGAAGACGCGGACACGACCGAAGCGAAGCGCCTGATGAACAAGCACCGCCTGGAGCGCGTGATCGTCGTCAACGACGCGTTCGAGCTGCGCGGCCTGATCACGGTGAAGGACATCCAGAAGTCGACGGAACACCCGAACGCCTCGAAAGACCAGCACGGCAAGCTGCTGGTGGGCGCGGCCGTCGGCGTGGGCGCCAAGGATGAAGAGCGCATCGAGCTGCTGGTGCAAGCCGGCGTGGACGTACTGGTGGTGGACACGGCGCACGGCCACTCCCAGGGCATCCTGGACCGCGTAAAGTACATCAAGACGAAATACCCGCACGTGGACGTCATCGGCGGCAACATCGCCACGGCGGCCGCCGCGAAGGCGCTGGTGGAGTACGGCGCGGACGCGGTGAAAGTCGGCATCGGCCCCGGCTCCATCTGCACCACCCGTATCGTCGCCGGCGTCGGCGTGCCCCAGATCACCGCCATCTCGAACGTGGCGCAGGCGCTGGAAGGCACCGGCGTGCCGTGCATCGCGGACGGCGGCATCCGCTTCTCGGGCGACATCTCGAAGGCCCTGGCGGCCGGCGCGTCGACCGTCATGATGGGTTCCATGTTTGCCGGTACCGAGGAAGCGCCGGGCGAAGTGATCCTGTACCAGGGCCGCTCGTACAAGTCGTACCGCGGCATGGGTTCGCTGGGCGCGATGGCGGAAGGCTCGGCCGACCGCTACTTCCAGGAAGCGTCGGCCAAGGCCGACAAGTTCGTGCCGGAAGGCATTGAAGGCCGTGTGGCCTACAAGGGCTCCGTGCTGGCGATCATCTTCCAGCTGGTCGGCGGCGTGCGCCAGTCGATGGGCTACTGTGGCTGCGCCACGATCGACGAACTGCGCGAGAAAGCGGAATTCGTCGAGATCACGTCGGCGGGCATGCGCGAGTCGCACGTGCACGACGTGCAGATCACCAAGGAAGCGCCGAACTACCGTTCGGAATAATGCCCTTTGCAACGCCGGCTCGCGCCGGCGTTGTTTCATTGGTCTGGCCATCCTTCTCCGGTTTCCTCAGTTTTCATCTATTCAATGCACTCTAAAATCCTCATCCTCGATTTCGGTTCCCAGGTAACCCAGCTGATCGCGCGTCGTGTGCGCGATGCGGGCGTGTTCTCGGAAGTCTATCCCTACGACGTCTCCGACGAGTTCATCCGCAACTACGGCGCCGCCGGCGTCATCCTGTCCGGCAGCCACAACTCCACGCTGGAAGGCGACTCGCCCCGTGCGCCGCAATCCGTGTTCGAGCTGGGCGTGCCCGTGCTGGGCATCTGCTATGGCATGCAGACGATGGCTGCGCAACTGGGCGGCAAGGTGGAGAACGGCAAGGTACGCGAATTCGGCTATGCCGAAGTGCGTGCGCGCGGCCACACGGCCCTGCTGAACGGCATCAACGACTTCGTCACGCACGAAGGCCACGGCATGCTGAA
This is a stretch of genomic DNA from Pseudoduganella chitinolytica. It encodes these proteins:
- a CDS encoding type VI secretion system Vgr family protein, with translation MQPTQANRPVTVTSALGADVLLFRRMQCSEALGQLFEFRVQLESSRADIATADVLGQPLTVTLDLEEGGERHFHGIVTRFAYLGWRDGMPAWEAIVHPALWLLTRSSDCRIFQDKTALEIVKAVCGDGCYGGLIKIDAGKLSSTPAKREFCVQYRESDFDFVSRLLEEEGIYYYFRHEAGAHTMVLADGYGAHASAAGYATLPFWDEQEGRRAPGKAVSRMWPAGAVQSGEYALNDYDFEQPAAIRNAGLLVKSAIAAPYTAQRFRQYDYPGRYKAAGAGESRARARMEALHGQGEQVDGATNARGIGAGALFKLAEHPRADQNREFLVTATAIEFASSAYGSGGTQGAFEFQCSFQAVGKEHSYRPPRSAARPFVHGPQTAIVVGKAGEETWTDKHGRIKVQFHWERERHDDDTSSCWVRVQQGWAGKGWGTMFIPRIGMEVVVSFLEGDPDQPLVTGCVYNADTVVPYDLPAHQTRSTIKTNSSKGGGGYNELRFEDKKGAEELYIQAEKDCNRVVKNNDTLKVGFEKKDKGDQTIAICHDQSIDVGNDRKVHVVNDETVTVDANQKLDVGKDRSVHVVNDETVKVDANQKIEVGKDRSVQVGKDETVKVDANQKVDVGKTIVIEAGTSIELKVGGSSVKIEPAKITLKSAQIAIEADGVISIKAGGVLTAEGALVKIN
- the tagH gene encoding type VI secretion system-associated FHA domain protein TagH produces the protein MPISLEVQAYRGVAPMPPLGRRFDHSGGVLGRGAGSDLVLDDPTKYISRAHARIEFRDGGWFLVDLGSNPSLVNGQLLGDAGSARLVGGERIDIGDYTLVATLEPEPAPAPALAMPLYDEAPDALAHAAIVDVAGPFDAAFDPAHDPLGLNLAPVHAAPSGPGYRGAESDHAPPEQAVLIMPPPVLAAAPLIPDDYDPLADVLPGRAAEPAPPEPQRLAPEVPIHGDRVAAPATDDNRVLQALLRGLGVPDLHSRHDAQALAELAGAMLREATAGTIGVLMARTLTKRGSRVEMTMIAPEANNPLKFFPDATTALTHMLQGPLPGYLPPDRAFAGAFVDLRAHELAVMAGTRAALAGVLRRFDPAVIEERLHEPGLLAKVFAGGHKTRMWDRMVQVYDQLALEADEDFQRLFGEAFAQAYEEQVRRLKDAGC
- the tssK gene encoding type VI secretion system baseplate subunit TssK, whose product is MSWNRKVIWSEGMLLQPQHLQQHDRYLHSVLEARVTALRAYAWGFSSLVIDEGLLAQGKLALLSCRAVLPDGTPLVLPQDDALPPPLQIPEDARDMLVVLALPVRRPGIAETDDAPGPENFARYRTIEYEAMDSNGLDNAALMQVGSLRLRLALARDVANGCTALGVARVIERRPDQRVVLDAAYCPPCLDVRAAPRLGAFADELVGLLGQRAQALASRLSQPGVGGAAEIADFLMLQLLNRSLPLFVHLAGTTGLHPEALYGELARLAGELATFCKPDKLATGYPVYRHDRLAETFQPVLEDVRAALSQVIDPHAVALKLEERQFGLRVAVVPDPELLRTATFILAVNAQVPPEAVRSGFPAMVKIGSVEKIRDLVNLQLPGIALRALPVAPRQLPFHAGYTYFELDRNSDYWRPLLTSAGFALHVPNEYPGLQMEFWAIRK
- the icmH gene encoding type IVB secretion system protein IcmH/DotU; its protein translation is MSANESEQPLQDTDRTMLVPRPGLHPAPAQAPSLLPREPVVAAPPARPLEPQQWHGVGLNSLVAAANPLLDLVPPLRRMAAHPDVEGLRIGLVQAIRTFELAAKAAQLDAELIAAARYALCTLLDETIASTPWGGGAWSSRSLLVTFHNEAFGGEKFFLILQKLSQDPQTSLPALELMYVCLALGFEGRYRVLENGRSQLDALRERLLQMIERQRGTAGPELSAHWHGQGGAGEPLWRAVPVWIVAACAAALLLLLQLVLSYRLGQASDPVFANLLSLKTAAPPAAAPAAPRAPEQSAHLATFLAPEIAQGLVSVAERDGRATVTLRGDGVFASGSGEVAPAYLPLLGRIGAALASVPGKVAVVGHTDNVRPGLSARFPSNYELSRTRAETVRTLLAQRAGPATRYEVEGHGEAEPLVPNDTAANRARNRRVEIVVATPAS